In Nitrospirota bacterium, the following are encoded in one genomic region:
- a CDS encoding glycosyltransferase family 9 protein: MKNVLIINLTRMGDLVQTTPVMAGLKDAYTDVRITLLINSAFAEICNYIPFVDRLISFNMDGFIAGGRGEFPGLVSKYRYMEEMLEDINRVGYDCVINFTHTTVSAAIMSLVSSKEFRGYIADNKGHSLIKHPWLRYFFNIVPGRIYNPFHLCDIYIKAGGAMPKEKGLFLEVPEEVFDTAKSQLRKSGVSGGDFVIGFQPGASDRHKMWATGRYVELAKKLTSRLGAKVIVFGSGGERALGEEIKMGVGSDVIDMVGKTSLKELAAYLKCCNLLVSNDSGTMHIATAVGTRVIGISLGAAYFRETGPYGKGHIVIESNLPCHPCSFHVKCQDMICNDTVSVDGVYRVIEMLYNDGRLKEVDDSPLWDGMQVNEAVFSDDGLLEYIPRIKRPITREDFFRHLYRLVWLQTLDHNAASIVPENSPLRHHPDKSLFSKVVTEGINGWEISNEIDALRSLKELAGRALEKVSLIAEEAKRENPDIAKIKDIWADVPLIDQDIDIIGFTNIALRPIVIYFKFGRESLEGEDVAVLASAACTLYKNLIIQTSAMIQLIEPFNNNSTLTLEGRGVWQT, encoded by the coding sequence ATGAAAAATGTCCTGATAATCAATCTTACACGTATGGGAGACCTTGTTCAAACTACCCCTGTGATGGCAGGTCTAAAAGACGCCTACACTGATGTCAGGATTACGTTGCTGATAAACTCCGCCTTTGCCGAAATATGTAACTACATCCCATTTGTAGACAGGCTCATAAGCTTCAATATGGATGGATTCATAGCGGGCGGGCGTGGTGAGTTCCCCGGTCTTGTCAGCAAATACAGGTATATGGAAGAGATGTTGGAGGATATAAACAGGGTCGGGTATGACTGTGTGATAAACTTCACTCATACAACAGTGAGTGCAGCCATAATGTCTCTCGTCAGCTCTAAAGAGTTCAGGGGATACATTGCTGATAATAAAGGACATTCCCTTATAAAACATCCATGGTTAAGATATTTCTTCAATATAGTCCCTGGAAGGATTTACAATCCTTTTCATCTATGTGACATATATATTAAGGCCGGTGGGGCCATGCCGAAAGAAAAAGGACTTTTTCTGGAAGTCCCGGAAGAAGTCTTTGATACCGCTAAATCGCAATTACGGAAATCGGGGGTCAGCGGTGGTGATTTTGTAATAGGATTTCAGCCGGGCGCTAGTGACAGACATAAGATGTGGGCCACAGGACGATATGTTGAACTTGCAAAGAAATTAACGAGCAGGCTTGGAGCAAAGGTTATAGTCTTCGGTTCAGGCGGCGAAAGGGCGCTGGGTGAAGAAATAAAGATGGGGGTTGGAAGCGATGTAATAGATATGGTCGGCAAGACATCGCTGAAGGAGCTTGCTGCCTATCTGAAGTGCTGTAATCTTCTTGTTTCTAACGATTCAGGTACAATGCATATTGCGACGGCCGTAGGGACAAGGGTTATAGGAATCTCCCTCGGTGCGGCCTATTTCCGTGAGACCGGCCCATATGGGAAAGGACATATAGTAATAGAGTCGAATCTCCCTTGTCACCCTTGCAGCTTTCATGTAAAGTGTCAGGACATGATCTGTAATGACACTGTCAGTGTGGATGGTGTCTACAGGGTTATTGAGATGCTTTATAACGATGGTCGTTTAAAGGAGGTTGATGACTCCCCTTTATGGGATGGTATGCAGGTTAATGAGGCCGTCTTTTCTGATGATGGATTATTAGAGTACATACCAAGGATCAAAAGGCCCATTACCAGGGAAGACTTTTTCCGTCACTTGTACAGACTGGTGTGGCTGCAGACCCTTGATCACAATGCTGCTTCCATTGTGCCGGAGAATTCCCCGCTACGCCATCATCCCGATAAATCCCTTTTTTCAAAAGTGGTGACAGAAGGGATTAACGGTTGGGAAATTAGTAATGAGATTGATGCACTCAGGAGCCTTAAGGAATTAGCCGGGAGGGCACTTGAAAAAGTCAGCCTGATAGCGGAAGAGGCTAAGAGGGAAAATCCTGATATCGCAAAGATTAAAGATATCTGGGCAGATGTACCACTAATTGATCAGGATATAGATATAATTGGTTTTACTAATATTGCACTGCGTCCCATTGTGATTTACTTTAAATTCGGGAGAGAAAGTCTTGAAGGCGAAGACGTAGCGGTCTTAGCCAGTGCAGCATGCACCTTATACAAGAATCTTATAATCCAGACCTCTGCAATGATTCAGCTTATTGAACCGTTTAACAACAATAGCACTTTAACATTAGAAGGGAGAGGCGTATGGCAAACATAG
- a CDS encoding methyltransferase domain-containing protein: MINDTRSQTQNGLDKTVDREYFRQGRKEVETLVPEEAMRILDVGCGEGILGKRLLEKGAEEVVGIEVDPIASKRANENLSRVIKGDVTCLELQYEDGYFDCIIFADILEHLKEPLSTLRRFKHYLADSGSIVASIPNVRYYGVLNMLVEGHWKYQDSGILDRTHLRFFTMKDMESLFTEAGYEITGITANIDPAYSSLHDPLSGEISFGRVNLKGLSHEELKDLFIIQYLIKAEKSGNKKMCNTLMSAIDSQDFNKAIDILEEYLVHHPADTDFLYRHADVSFKLGQLDKALDSIDKLLLFEPERSDAIGLKGIINRASSKAIV, encoded by the coding sequence GTGATTAACGATACGAGGAGTCAGACGCAAAATGGATTAGATAAGACTGTTGACAGGGAATACTTTCGCCAGGGAAGAAAAGAAGTCGAGACTCTTGTGCCCGAGGAAGCCATGAGGATTCTTGATGTGGGTTGCGGAGAGGGTATACTCGGGAAAAGGCTGCTGGAAAAAGGGGCTGAAGAAGTTGTTGGTATTGAAGTTGATCCAATTGCGAGTAAGAGGGCAAATGAGAATCTGTCACGGGTTATAAAGGGAGATGTGACGTGTCTGGAACTTCAATATGAAGATGGTTATTTTGACTGTATTATATTTGCCGACATACTGGAACACCTGAAGGAACCATTGTCAACACTCAGGAGATTCAAACACTATCTTGCTGATTCTGGTTCTATTGTCGCAAGCATTCCGAATGTACGGTATTACGGGGTTCTAAACATGCTGGTGGAAGGGCATTGGAAGTATCAGGACTCGGGTATCCTCGATAGAACCCATCTGAGATTCTTTACGATGAAAGATATGGAATCCCTGTTTACAGAGGCTGGATATGAGATAACAGGGATAACTGCCAATATTGATCCTGCTTATAGTTCCTTGCATGATCCTCTTTCAGGAGAGATATCCTTTGGCAGGGTTAATCTGAAAGGTCTGTCACATGAAGAACTTAAAGATCTCTTTATAATTCAATACCTGATAAAGGCAGAAAAGTCTGGAAATAAAAAGATGTGTAATACCCTGATGTCAGCAATCGATTCCCAGGATTTCAATAAGGCTATTGATATCCTGGAGGAGTATTTGGTACATCATCCGGCTGATACTGATTTTCTTTATCGGCATGCAGATGTGAGCTTCAAGCTCGGGCAACTTGATAAGGCACTTGATAGCATAGATAAACTTCTCCTGTTTGAGCCCGAAAGAAGTGATGCCATTGGGCTTAAAGGCATAATAAACAGGGCTTCGTCAAAAGCAATAGTTTAG
- a CDS encoding glycosyltransferase — protein MKISVSMITMNEEKNIARALSSCTFADEIVVVDGGSTDGTLEILRSYRNVTLIQHIWEGHFGKQRQISLDNCTGDWVVRLDADEAFSQYFEENIRTLLESTPGDTTGYFIRQCNLIGNEKYYSRGADDYENIPRIWRNRKEVKWEGQLHELLTKPYDGLDKHWDAYVVHYGFLDKEKYWKKSEQYSQMEESGFNNPEELFYREYDVQVRPLRTMVSRWVPPYTSEKMSERPRVAILRGPNLNHWEMQNYEPLYKTFDITSYTTTQSSFDLSHITLPVVKLPPHPQNPAYMIGLEAELLDKDIIYTADITWIFTYQAAVMKQKFGKRIIALEWENIPFAYEEDEQMREMKRFNRQMVDHFVAVTERAKDALIIEGVPEDKITVIPMGIDVNRFRPDNEARWRLRKEFGIGKEERVVLFTGRIVWEKGIYDLLYAAKLVTQEDSVKDVHFRFVVIGKGSESAGIKSRVEELGVGSMFTFIEGYPYHRMHEMFNMADIFVLPSISTRTWKEQFGMVLTEAMACGLPVISTYSGSIPEVVGDAGILVQSNDPRGLSSAIINLLKDDTLKKELCIKGRERAINEFDSQKIAQKFSLLFEELVQSSFRGAVQELARYTGVDVDEVISRIRCVYDQQIKDWGDISKCILTQEKVNEFYINTDSYLYDLVQYNYENPMYMQGIDEITRFCRQVSSERGKLDILDFGGGIGSQIINLSRISDIRLNYADIPGKTFNYAKWRFGRRCLDVNMIDAYKDDFLGSNRYDVVIMLDVVEHLVEPEKTVKYLIEHLNPNGYLIMFASFYNNNGEAGWHLNVERYTNEGFYNIVKEMGLEMLNSAPLRFFRKAFEEPADLIAEIDATIAEGRHADARGLIESYLELHPLDLSIIIKYSEVCSKLHDYDTALDNLEKVLLFNKEMTGAVELKRQIEGYVSM, from the coding sequence ATGAAGATTTCCGTTTCGATGATTACAATGAATGAGGAAAAGAATATTGCAAGGGCGTTGAGCTCATGTACATTTGCCGACGAGATCGTAGTTGTTGATGGTGGCAGTACTGATGGCACGCTGGAAATACTCAGGTCTTACCGGAATGTTACGTTGATTCAACATATATGGGAAGGCCATTTTGGGAAGCAGCGGCAGATCTCTCTTGACAATTGCACAGGTGACTGGGTGGTGCGCCTTGATGCAGATGAGGCATTTTCGCAGTACTTCGAAGAAAATATAAGAACCCTGCTTGAATCAACTCCGGGAGACACTACCGGTTATTTCATCCGTCAGTGTAATCTCATTGGAAATGAAAAGTATTATTCCAGGGGAGCTGATGATTATGAAAATATTCCGAGGATTTGGCGTAACCGCAAGGAGGTCAAATGGGAGGGGCAGTTACATGAACTATTGACGAAACCTTACGATGGATTAGACAAACACTGGGATGCATACGTTGTACATTATGGTTTCCTGGATAAGGAAAAGTATTGGAAAAAAAGTGAGCAATATTCACAAATGGAAGAAAGTGGTTTCAATAATCCGGAAGAACTTTTTTACAGGGAATATGATGTCCAGGTCAGGCCGCTTAGGACTATGGTTAGCCGTTGGGTTCCACCATATACTTCTGAAAAGATGTCTGAACGTCCCAGGGTTGCGATATTAAGGGGGCCTAATCTTAATCACTGGGAGATGCAGAATTATGAACCTCTGTACAAAACATTTGACATAACTTCTTATACGACAACTCAATCAAGTTTTGATCTATCCCATATTACTCTTCCTGTTGTTAAACTTCCTCCCCATCCTCAAAACCCTGCCTATATGATAGGCCTTGAGGCAGAACTCCTCGATAAGGATATTATTTATACAGCTGATATTACCTGGATATTTACATATCAGGCAGCAGTTATGAAACAAAAATTTGGAAAGAGGATCATTGCTCTCGAATGGGAAAATATCCCCTTCGCCTACGAGGAAGATGAGCAGATGAGAGAGATGAAGCGGTTTAACCGGCAGATGGTGGATCACTTTGTTGCCGTGACCGAAAGAGCAAAAGATGCCCTGATCATAGAAGGGGTACCGGAAGACAAGATAACTGTCATTCCAATGGGAATTGATGTAAACAGGTTCAGGCCGGATAACGAGGCAAGATGGAGGTTAAGAAAAGAATTTGGTATCGGCAAAGAGGAGCGAGTTGTGTTGTTTACAGGAAGAATAGTCTGGGAAAAGGGTATCTATGACCTGCTATACGCTGCAAAATTGGTTACCCAGGAGGATAGTGTTAAGGATGTTCACTTCAGGTTTGTAGTCATTGGAAAAGGATCTGAATCAGCTGGGATTAAAAGCAGGGTTGAGGAGCTTGGAGTCGGCTCAATGTTTACATTTATAGAGGGCTACCCTTACCACAGAATGCATGAAATGTTTAACATGGCCGATATATTTGTTCTTCCAAGTATTTCTACAAGAACATGGAAGGAACAGTTCGGAATGGTTTTGACAGAGGCTATGGCCTGCGGTCTTCCAGTTATCTCAACTTATTCCGGCTCTATTCCGGAGGTGGTGGGTGATGCAGGAATACTTGTTCAATCCAATGATCCGAGAGGACTTTCTTCTGCGATTATAAATCTTCTGAAAGATGACACATTAAAAAAAGAGTTGTGTATAAAAGGAAGGGAGCGGGCTATTAATGAATTTGACTCACAAAAGATAGCCCAGAAGTTCAGTCTTCTTTTTGAAGAACTGGTACAGTCCTCTTTTAGAGGAGCGGTCCAGGAATTGGCACGTTATACCGGCGTAGATGTTGATGAGGTTATAAGTCGTATAAGGTGTGTTTATGACCAACAGATTAAAGATTGGGGTGACATCTCTAAATGCATTCTGACCCAGGAAAAGGTCAACGAGTTTTACATCAATACGGATTCATATCTCTATGATCTGGTCCAATACAATTATGAGAATCCCATGTATATGCAGGGGATTGATGAGATAACCAGATTTTGTCGGCAAGTCTCCTCTGAACGTGGAAAGCTTGACATTCTTGATTTTGGCGGCGGGATAGGGAGTCAGATCATCAATCTGTCCAGGATAAGTGACATACGACTTAATTATGCAGATATCCCCGGCAAGACCTTCAATTATGCAAAATGGCGGTTTGGAAGGAGATGCCTTGATGTGAACATGATTGATGCATACAAGGATGATTTCCTCGGTTCAAATAGATATGATGTTGTGATCATGCTGGATGTGGTTGAACATTTGGTAGAACCGGAGAAAACCGTCAAATACCTGATTGAACACTTAAACCCTAATGGTTATTTAATTATGTTTGCTTCATTTTATAATAACAATGGTGAGGCCGGATGGCATCTGAATGTGGAACGTTATACCAACGAAGGGTTTTATAACATTGTAAAAGAAATGGGTCTGGAAATGTTGAATAGCGCGCCACTCAGGTTTTTCAGAAAGGCATTTGAAGAGCCAGCGGATCTGATAGCTGAGATTGATGCCACCATTGCAGAAGGAAGGCATGCAGACGCCAGGGGACTAATAGAATCATATTTAGAGTTACATCCACTTGATTTGTCAATTATCATTAAATATTCGGAGGTTTGTTCTAAGCTTCATGACTATGACACCGCGCTGGACAATCTGGAAAAGGTTTTATTGTTCAATAAAGAAATGACAGGGGCGGTGGAACTTAAAAGACAGATAGAAGGCTATGTATCCATGTAG
- a CDS encoding glycosyltransferase, translated as MSANNLIFDRNLEVMKKYDPALATSVIEACVSDDLKLHTSKSGKLSLKVGDITLHSLYDPEKEAGKWVEYQREKVEMGSAVVVLGFGLGYHVAGLCELDICNISGMEIIVYEPRLDILKTALEHFDLTHVLTRVKLLTGDKIPLLPKCFTIVEHSPSVMVSESCLKNLHKKLRLRQTVKSGLKIMVVGPIYGGSLPVAGYCVSALKKLGHQVDYVDNSKYNEVFQSIPGITGEKAHQNQLRSMFISFLSEAAIARCAEFKPDLVFALAQAPLTEGSLQKLKENRIPTAFWFVEDFRFMNYWERIAPLYDYFFTIQRDQFFDKLDASGVRNYSYLPMAASQEVHRRLYLTKEEIDTYGSDISFVGAGYHNRRFFFSGLLDFDLKIWGSEWDVGLPLLRHIQRGGEWIDTEETVKIFNASKININIHSSTYHEGVNPHGDFVNPRTFEIAACGSFQLVDCRSNLLELFNMDEEIICFKDLTDARRKINYYLENHEEMAAIAQRGMERVIKEHTYEHRMEKMFEFILERGYERPSWDSRKEDVEGLIAEADRHTELGRYLERFRNKGAITISDIVDDMASGVGELSRVDKIFVLINEIGKQFAAKKD; from the coding sequence ATGTCTGCCAATAACCTCATATTCGATAGAAATTTAGAGGTCATGAAGAAATATGACCCTGCACTTGCAACTTCAGTTATTGAGGCATGTGTCAGTGATGATTTGAAGCTGCATACATCTAAGTCAGGGAAACTTTCTTTGAAGGTAGGGGATATCACCCTGCATAGCCTGTATGATCCTGAGAAGGAGGCTGGCAAGTGGGTTGAATATCAGCGGGAAAAGGTTGAAATGGGATCTGCTGTTGTCGTCCTCGGTTTTGGACTTGGGTACCATGTTGCCGGGCTTTGCGAGCTCGATATTTGCAATATTTCAGGTATGGAGATAATTGTCTATGAGCCAAGGCTCGATATCCTGAAAACAGCTCTGGAACATTTTGATTTAACTCATGTCCTCACAAGGGTGAAACTGTTAACAGGGGATAAAATACCGTTGTTGCCAAAATGCTTTACAATAGTAGAGCATAGTCCATCTGTCATGGTAAGTGAATCATGTTTAAAGAACCTCCATAAGAAACTAAGATTACGTCAGACTGTGAAGAGTGGTTTGAAGATCATGGTCGTAGGGCCGATCTACGGCGGCTCTCTCCCTGTTGCAGGATACTGCGTCTCTGCCTTGAAAAAACTGGGTCATCAGGTTGATTATGTAGACAACAGTAAGTATAACGAAGTCTTTCAGTCAATCCCCGGGATAACAGGTGAAAAGGCCCATCAGAATCAACTGCGCTCCATGTTTATCTCCTTTCTGTCAGAGGCAGCCATAGCACGGTGCGCAGAGTTTAAGCCAGACCTCGTTTTTGCCCTTGCACAGGCCCCTTTAACCGAAGGAAGTCTGCAGAAGCTTAAAGAGAACAGGATACCCACCGCCTTCTGGTTTGTTGAGGACTTCAGGTTTATGAACTACTGGGAGAGGATAGCGCCCCTTTATGATTATTTCTTCACCATCCAGAGGGACCAGTTTTTTGACAAATTAGATGCGAGTGGCGTTAGAAACTACTCATATCTTCCTATGGCTGCATCTCAGGAAGTTCACCGGAGGCTTTACCTGACAAAAGAAGAAATAGACACTTACGGAAGTGATATATCGTTTGTTGGGGCCGGATACCATAACAGGAGGTTTTTCTTCAGCGGATTGCTTGATTTTGATCTTAAGATATGGGGGAGCGAGTGGGATGTCGGCCTGCCATTGCTGAGGCATATTCAAAGAGGCGGTGAATGGATAGATACAGAAGAGACAGTAAAGATATTTAATGCTTCGAAGATAAATATTAACATCCATTCTTCCACATATCACGAAGGGGTTAACCCTCACGGTGATTTTGTCAATCCAAGGACATTTGAAATAGCAGCATGCGGGTCTTTTCAATTGGTTGATTGCCGGTCTAATTTGTTAGAACTGTTCAATATGGATGAAGAGATTATATGCTTTAAAGATCTCACTGATGCGAGGAGAAAGATCAACTATTATCTGGAAAATCATGAAGAAATGGCTGCGATAGCGCAAAGAGGAATGGAAAGGGTGATAAAAGAACATACTTATGAGCACAGGATGGAAAAGATGTTTGAGTTTATCCTTGAAAGGGGATATGAGCGTCCTTCATGGGATTCAAGAAAAGAGGATGTGGAGGGGCTTATCGCAGAGGCTGACAGGCATACTGAACTTGGCAGGTATCTGGAACGGTTCAGAAATAAAGGAGCTATTACTATCTCTGATATCGTTGATGATATGGCGTCCGGTGTGGGTGAACTTTCGAGAGTGGATAAGATATTTGTATTGATAAATGAGATCGGTAAGCAGTTTGCTGCGAAGAAGGATTGA